CCCGCTCCCCGTACCCGTCCCGCTCCCGCTCTCGCTCCCTGTCCCCGTCCCGCTCCCCGTCCCCGTCCCGCTCCCCGCTCTCGCTCCCCGTCCCCGTCCTGCTCCCCGCTCCCGCTCCCGCTCCCGCTCCCGCTCCCGTTACCTGTCCCCTCCCGCTACCCTGTCCCCCTCCCGCTCCCCCCTCCCCCTCCCCTCCCCTCCCGCTCCGCTCCCGCTCCGCCGCCCCGTCCCCGTCCCCCCGTCCCGCTCCTTGTCCCCGTCCCGCTCTCCGTCCCGCTCCCCAACCCCGTCCCGCTCCACGTCCCCGTCCCGCTCcccgctctctctctctctctctctctctctctctctctctctctctctctctctctctctctctctctctctctccctctctccctctctccctctccccGCTCTCGCGCTCTCGCGCCCCcgctctccctctctctctcctctctctctctctctctctctctcttctctctctctctctctctctctctctctctcgctcttctctctcgctctctctctctctctctctctctctctcttctctctctctccctctccctctcccgcTCCCGCTCTCTCTCCCTCGCTTCCGCTCCCGCTCTCCATCCCCTCCCCCTCTCCCCTCCCCCTCCCCCTCCCCTCTCCCCTCTCCCCCTCCCCTCTCCCCCTCCCCCTCCCGCTCCCCCTCCCCGCTCCCCTCCTCCCGCTCCCGTCCCCGTCCCCCTCCCGCTCCCCGTCCCTCCCCGTCCGTCCCGCTCCCGCTCCCCCTCCCCCCCTCCTCCCCCTCCCCCCCCCCTCCCCTCCCCTCCCCCTCCCCCTCCCGCTCCCGCTCCCGCTCCCGCTCCCGCTCCCCCTCCCCCTCCCGCTCCCGCTCCCCTCCCGCTCCCGCTCCCGCTCCcgctccctctccctctccccgCTCTCGCTCCCCGCTCTCGCTCCCCCGCTCTCACTCCCCGTCCCCGCTCCCCCTCTCTTTTGTATTCTCaggttttaataattagtttagaaaaaaaattaaactactattttctttcataattctgtttttcatgatttaataaaaaaagaaaacttagaatttattaaaaaggaaaattattttcatatagcttgtacaattttattttttattatttaaaaatggaagcatactattaaataattattagtataattattttttgttaataatattttgcataaaacttaaaaaggaaaaatactattaaataactattataattatatttgttcataatttttttttaaaagaaaaattattttcgaataacttttacaattttctatttcttggacataaaaaagaaaaaatcatacTTAAATAACTATTTGCAcgaaattgttttttgtttacaatattttgtttaaacttaaaaaaggaaaaatactatttaattaactatttatataaaaattattattaaaaacatgtcacaatcttaaagttataattgccatgtgtcgcgatcgtgttaattagtaactttgaagaaccaagctttatataataagattatatatatttaaatacaataattaatttaaacacATAGAGAAACAACATGTCAAAGTAATTAGCGTGACTGAGCGAGCGTCATCCATGGGACGTGGTGTACGCGTGCGGTGATTTtagcttttatttttattttgataaaataaaacgaTAGACAGTGAAGGAGCCAAGGAGTGGGAGGCGCTGTTTGttcaacctctctctctctctctctctgcttatTTTCTGGGTTTAATAGTAATCATCATCGGTAACTCAGGTTGTTCCCGGAATCTTATATCCTCCAAGATTATTTCTCCGATAGATAATAATAGAGACTGCAACGACGAGGAGAGAAGAGCGAACATTGGAAGTCAAACCCGGAGATTATGGAGCTTCTCCGTTTTTTCTTATGAGGTTGCGATTATCCTCCTCTCGAGTTTTATTTCTTCCTTTTCCCTCGGATTTATGGTTTATTCTTCCTGCCCTGCCTTCGTTTCTCTCTCTCGTTCTGATTGCGATGTTTATTGTTTGTtctagggtttagtgattaccAGTTAATAGCCTCTTATCAAATCATATTAATGCTTTAGTTTAGCTTCATGTTCAAGTCAACAAGTATCTTCTGCTTTTGTATATTTGCCGTTTCGGGGATAAAGGaagagacttttttttttccccaTCATAGCGGCAACATATTGATTACTCTTCCTGGACTGGCCCTTTCGCTTTTTGGTTCCTTTGGTCTCTGTGTATTAAAGCATTCTTGTGGCTTTTAAAACTGTTTGTCAACTGTAGATTGAGGATTcttgtctctctctttttttctctgttgATGATACTCTTACTCTCTCTTCTTGCATCTCCTCTATGTAGGTTATGTTTTGATGATAGAGACGTGTTTACAATGAGTACACCAAGAAACGTCACTTCCAAGCATCATCGACCTGAGAAAGTTTTTGGCCAGGGAGGGGGGCCCAGTTGGATCCTAATCGCAGGTGGAGCCTTGTTGAGCACTTTGTCTATTCGTTTTGGCTACAAGCTTAAGCAGTCGCTTCATTTCAAACCTCCTCCTCACCAATCTAATGCCTCTGTTGGATTAAAAGGTTACTTGCTTGCTTTATATCACTCTCTGTTTGCTACTTCTTTACGTCTCTTAATGGAAAGCTTGTTGTGCAGCCAATGGAACATCTGAGAGGCAAACATGTTGTTGTTTGCACTCCAACACGTCTTCCTCTGCACACAATAAGGAGTATTCCTGTTTCCGCTCCATTCCAggttcgtcttcttctttttttttacagatgAATTTTCTTATACATCTTCGTGTGAGAGCCACTAGAAAGAATACTATATGCTACTCTGTATTGGCTTTGCATCATCTCTTAATGGTGTTTCCTTTCATCAACACGTTAAGTGAAAAACGATGTGTGAGTCAGATATAGTAAAATCTCTTTGGAAGAATGTGTAAATGATTCTACAGAGATCTAGCGTCTATGATAAAATGATGCCTTTGTAGGCTGATTAGAGGACATATACCTGATGTTCATATATGAGGAGGTTGGAAACTAGGTATTCCAGTTTGAAGTTGCTTAGAATTTAGCAATAAGATTTGTCAACCGTATGATTCTTAGTTCCAATGAGGGCTGTGTCTAGTTACTGAATGCTAGCTGCAGTTACAAATTCTCTGAATCCATTTCCTCTATCCATGTAGTCGAGAGCAGTCAGATCTTATCGGactttgctttttcttttctttttataggAACTGAGAATGTGGAGGGGAACGAGGAGACAAACGAGCAAATGGTATCTACATCTGACACTTCACTGCCTCTTGTGACGGTTCCTGCTCCATCATACAGCAAAGAGAATGGTGTCATGTGGACTTCTTCTCCCGATCGCCTGGAACTGCCACCGAGACCATACAATCACCACCATTCGACCTGCTCGGACTCCCCTTGCGTGTCTGAAACCAGCTCAGACATCTTCAGCAAACGAGAAGTAATACAGAAACTAAGGCAACAGCTGAAGAGGCGCGACGACATGATACTGGAAATGCAGGAGCAGATTCTAGAGCTGCAAAACTCGTACAACGCACAGATGTCACACTCTAGCCACCTCCAGGCACAGCTAGACTCGATGAACAGAGATCTGTTCGAATCAGAAAGGGAAGTTGAGAGACTGAGAAAAGCGATCGCTGATCACAGCTTGGGATGCGCAGGCAGCAATGGCAAGACATCTCCTGTAGCACCTTGGAGTGGGCATGTGAACGGGTTTATGGACAGCGAGAACAATTATGAGTCACCGGAAAAGTTATCAAGGGAGGGAGAAAGAATAGAGATGTTGAGAAAGGAAGTGAGTGAGCTTAAAGAAGTTATTGATGGGAAAGATTATCTACTAAAAAGCTACAAAGAGCAGAAGATGGAGCTTCAGCAGAAGGTGAAAGAGTTGCAGCAGAGATTGGACTCACAGCTCCCAAACATATTGTAGGTCAGGAGTTAGGACATTGTGCATACttgcttctcttctttattaGTTTTAGTATTTCCGGTTCCTTCGAGAAAATGAATCAATGTCCCAAGAGATCTTTTGGAGTAGCTCACTCTAAGAGAGAATTCTTTT
Above is a genomic segment from Raphanus sativus cultivar WK10039 unplaced genomic scaffold, ASM80110v3 Scaffold0616, whole genome shotgun sequence containing:
- the LOC108841998 gene encoding uncharacterized protein LOC108841998, whose product is MRLCFDDRDVFTMSTPRNVTSKHHRPEKVFGQGGGPSWILIAGGALLSTLSIRFGYKLKQSLHFKPPPHQSNASVGLKANGTSERQTCCCLHSNTSSSAHNKEYSCFRSIPGTENVEGNEETNEQMVSTSDTSLPLVTVPAPSYSKENGVMWTSSPDRLELPPRPYNHHHSTCSDSPCVSETSSDIFSKREVIQKLRQQLKRRDDMILEMQEQILELQNSYNAQMSHSSHLQAQLDSMNRDLFESEREVERLRKAIADHSLGCAGSNGKTSPVAPWSGHVNGFMDSENNYESPEKLSREGERIEMLRKEVSELKEVIDGKDYLLKSYKEQKMELQQKVKELQQRLDSQLPNIL